One Geoalkalibacter subterraneus genomic window carries:
- the iscB gene encoding RNA-guided endonuclease IscB yields the protein MNRIFVLDNQKQPLSPCLPARARMLLREGKAAVYRRFPFTIILKNRTGGETQPVELKLDPGSKTTGIALIAEVKTGKVAVFAAELNHRGAAIKKVLLDRRMFRRNRRARKTRYRAPRFDNRTRRNGWLPPSIQSRVDNSLTWAKRLRRLCPITTVAVETARFDMQQMENPDISGVEYQQGTLAGYELREYLLEKWGRRCAYCGAENVPLEIEHVVPRSKGGSNRESNLTLACRDCNEKKGNGPIREFLATKPELLKKILAGLKRPLHDAAVVNAARYALGGALKSLGLPVSFWSGGRTKFNRTGQHYPKAHWIDAACVGETGAAVKLDPKLQPFSVVASGRGSRQMCRMDKYGFPRTGPKGARFVKGFRTGDLVKAVVPAGKKTGTHLGRVAVRSTGSFNVTTAAGTIQGISHKYCRRLHRADGYGYTNKPSA from the coding sequence GTGAACCGCATCTTCGTTCTCGATAACCAGAAACAACCCCTTTCCCCGTGCTTACCAGCACGGGCGAGAATGCTGTTGCGTGAAGGAAAGGCGGCGGTCTATCGCCGGTTTCCGTTCACGATCATTCTCAAAAACCGCACCGGCGGCGAAACACAGCCGGTCGAACTCAAACTCGATCCGGGGAGTAAGACCACCGGGATCGCCCTGATCGCGGAAGTCAAGACCGGCAAGGTTGCCGTCTTCGCCGCCGAGCTGAACCACCGGGGAGCGGCCATCAAGAAAGTCCTGCTTGACCGGCGGATGTTTCGTCGGAATCGACGCGCTCGCAAGACCCGCTACCGCGCTCCCCGGTTCGACAACCGGACACGGAGAAACGGCTGGCTGCCGCCGTCCATCCAGTCGCGGGTCGACAACAGCCTGACCTGGGCGAAGCGGCTCCGTCGTCTGTGTCCCATCACGACGGTTGCTGTCGAGACGGCCCGGTTCGACATGCAGCAAATGGAGAACCCGGATATTTCCGGCGTCGAATACCAACAAGGAACGCTCGCCGGGTACGAACTGCGGGAGTATCTGCTGGAGAAATGGGGTCGGCGCTGCGCGTACTGCGGAGCCGAAAATGTCCCGCTCGAAATCGAACATGTGGTGCCTCGCTCCAAGGGCGGCTCCAATCGGGAGAGCAATCTGACGCTGGCGTGCCGGGACTGTAACGAAAAGAAAGGCAACGGCCCGATCCGGGAATTTTTGGCAACCAAGCCGGAGCTTCTGAAGAAAATCCTCGCCGGGCTGAAACGGCCTCTGCACGATGCCGCCGTTGTCAACGCCGCCCGGTATGCTCTCGGCGGTGCGCTGAAATCCCTGGGCCTGCCGGTATCGTTCTGGTCCGGTGGCCGGACCAAGTTCAACCGCACCGGCCAGCATTATCCAAAAGCCCATTGGATCGACGCGGCCTGCGTGGGCGAAACGGGAGCGGCGGTGAAGCTCGATCCGAAGCTGCAACCTTTCTCCGTGGTCGCATCGGGACGGGGTAGCCGCCAGATGTGCCGGATGGACAAATACGGGTTTCCCCGTACCGGGCCGAAAGGCGCTCGCTTCGTGAAAGGCTTTCGCACCGGGGATCTGGTGAAAGCCGTCGTTCCCGCCGGGAAGAAGACCGGCACGCATCTTGGCCGAGTCGCGGTGCGTTCCACCGGCAGTTTCAATGTCACCACCGCCGCCGGAACGATTCAGGGTATTTCGCACAAATATTGCCGCCGTCTGCACCGGGCCGACGGGTACGGCTACACGAACAAGCCTTCCGCCTGA
- a CDS encoding RNA-guided endonuclease InsQ/TnpB family protein, protein MRRTYCFKLYKNKRNRHLHDQIDLASQIYNHCIALHKRYYRRSGKHISLYTMQKHIAKLKKLQKYQSWRVLDAQAIQNISERIEHGYQLFFRNLKAESRRRVAPPSFRKRIKYKSITLKQTGYKLLYDNRIRIGKRTFRYFKSQEIEGRIKTLTIKRDALGDIYLYFSCELPDVQPTRIMTGKIAGFDFGLKTFLVASDGKQIEMPLFYRQGQRKLAQAQRRVSSKKRGSNNRKKAVRQLARVHKKIANQRKDWHFKKAKELSDEYDFLFFEDLNLVGMKALWGRKVSDLGFWSFMQILGHMTAKAGSRIGTVGRYFPSTKLCSSCGFLNDKLDLRVRSWACDCGVSHDRDRNAAINILLEGASSSGLGDVRRVLAPAVAV, encoded by the coding sequence ATGCGCAGGACCTACTGCTTCAAGTTGTACAAGAACAAACGTAACCGGCATCTGCACGACCAGATCGATTTGGCGTCACAGATCTATAACCACTGCATCGCTTTGCATAAAAGATACTACAGGCGCAGTGGAAAACACATCAGCCTTTATACGATGCAGAAGCATATTGCCAAGCTGAAAAAGCTGCAGAAATACCAGAGCTGGCGGGTATTGGATGCACAAGCCATCCAGAATATTTCAGAACGCATCGAGCACGGGTACCAGTTGTTTTTCCGCAACCTTAAAGCAGAGAGCCGGCGCAGGGTCGCACCACCGTCGTTTCGTAAACGCATCAAATATAAATCGATCACGCTCAAGCAGACCGGCTACAAGCTGCTCTACGATAACCGAATCCGCATCGGAAAACGTACCTTCCGGTATTTCAAGTCCCAGGAGATCGAAGGGCGTATTAAAACCCTCACGATCAAACGGGACGCTCTCGGCGATATCTATCTCTACTTCTCGTGCGAGCTTCCGGATGTTCAGCCCACCAGAATCATGACGGGTAAAATCGCAGGTTTTGATTTCGGGTTGAAAACCTTTCTGGTCGCAAGCGACGGCAAGCAGATCGAGATGCCGCTGTTTTATCGCCAGGGCCAGCGCAAGCTGGCGCAGGCCCAACGCCGGGTTTCCAGCAAGAAACGCGGCTCGAACAATCGTAAGAAAGCCGTAAGACAACTAGCAAGGGTGCATAAGAAAATCGCCAACCAGCGAAAGGACTGGCACTTCAAGAAAGCCAAAGAATTGTCGGATGAGTACGACTTTCTGTTCTTTGAAGATCTCAACCTTGTCGGCATGAAAGCGTTGTGGGGCCGCAAGGTCTCCGATCTGGGCTTCTGGTCGTTTATGCAGATTCTTGGGCACATGACGGCAAAAGCCGGCAGCCGGATTGGTACTGTGGGCCGCTATTTCCCGTCGACCAAACTGTGCAGCTCCTGCGGCTTTCTGAACGACAAACTCGACCTGCGGGTCCGCAGCTGGGCCTGCGACTGCGGCGTATCCCACGATCGGGACCGCAACGCCGCGATTAATATTCTTCTGGAAGGGGCATCTTCCAGTGGGCTAGGTGATGTAAGACGGGTGCTGGCACCCGCCGTTGCTGTTTGA
- a CDS encoding phage protein NinX family protein, whose amino-acid sequence MTEIPEQEYLLIEVDLLSGTALDWAVAITNKMNPSVHRLSGSCSVIVPFEGGLNASFCPSSRWSDGGPLIEGGKISLRSEGPNDEGWYAVTATGTKAFNTCDCFDAGGDTALEAAMRCYVKKFGAETVEVPEILVSLG is encoded by the coding sequence ATGACTGAGATTCCCGAACAAGAGTATCTGCTGATCGAGGTTGATCTTTTAAGTGGCACTGCTCTGGATTGGGCGGTAGCGATTACAAACAAAATGAACCCTAGCGTCCATCGTCTTTCAGGGTCTTGTAGCGTGATTGTGCCCTTTGAAGGAGGACTAAACGCCTCCTTTTGCCCGTCCTCTCGCTGGTCTGATGGTGGCCCACTTATCGAAGGGGGGAAGATTTCGCTTCGCAGTGAAGGTCCTAACGACGAGGGGTGGTATGCCGTAACGGCAACAGGAACGAAAGCGTTTAACACCTGTGACTGTTTTGATGCTGGCGGCGATACTGCTCTTGAGGCGGCGATGCGCTGCTACGTCAAGAAGTTTGGGGCGGAGACTGTCGAGGTTCCTGAAATCCTTGTTTCCTTGGGGTGA
- a CDS encoding ISL3 family transposase encodes MSYNILNFPEYRIANIEEYEHDYRIHASINIAPDRCPECHKTDLVGFGKREETILDTPIHGKRVGISITRRRFRCQNSVCGRTFYENIPHRDDKRLATKRLIAYIEKQSLSRTFASLAEETGLDEKTIRNIFRDYINRLEKHVRFETPRCLGIDEIHIIRKPRCVISNIEQRTIVDLLTNRNKETVAEYLSGLPGTNKVQLVAIDMWRPYKDAVNDLIPHAKIVIDKFHVVRMANVAMESARKAVRADLSPKHRRGLIHDRFVLLKRRGELTMPEEISFSTWTKNFPVLGMAYEAKEAFFELWNHTNRADAEKGYHDWAANLPMEIIPHFEPIITAVRNWHHEIFNYFDSPITNAYTESLNRLIRIINRLGRGYSFEALRTKVLFTEGVQKIKRQSYRSRISARDDFAMGYATGREFYPQIKEQNFGADISTLIEKIEAGDF; translated from the coding sequence TTGTCATACAATATCCTTAACTTCCCCGAATACAGGATTGCCAATATTGAGGAGTACGAGCACGACTATCGGATTCACGCCTCGATCAATATCGCACCAGATCGTTGTCCCGAATGTCACAAGACCGACCTCGTAGGCTTCGGGAAGCGCGAGGAAACGATTCTCGATACCCCGATCCACGGGAAGCGTGTTGGGATCAGCATCACCAGAAGGCGTTTCCGCTGTCAGAATTCTGTTTGTGGCCGCACGTTCTATGAGAATATTCCGCACCGCGATGATAAACGTTTAGCGACCAAGCGACTGATCGCCTACATCGAGAAACAATCCCTTTCCAGAACTTTTGCCAGTCTCGCGGAAGAAACCGGTCTTGATGAAAAGACGATTAGAAATATCTTTCGTGACTACATTAACCGTCTTGAAAAACACGTCCGATTCGAGACCCCTCGTTGCCTTGGTATCGATGAAATACATATCATTCGCAAGCCTCGCTGCGTCATTAGCAACATTGAGCAGCGCACTATCGTTGATCTCCTGACGAATCGGAATAAAGAGACTGTTGCTGAATATCTTTCAGGATTGCCTGGAACGAATAAAGTGCAACTTGTTGCCATCGATATGTGGCGACCCTACAAAGATGCAGTCAACGATCTGATCCCACATGCCAAGATCGTTATTGATAAGTTTCATGTTGTCAGGATGGCAAATGTAGCAATGGAGAGCGCCAGAAAGGCCGTCAGGGCTGATCTGTCACCAAAACACAGACGAGGCCTTATTCATGACCGGTTCGTGCTTCTGAAACGTCGTGGCGAACTGACTATGCCGGAAGAAATATCTTTCAGCACATGGACGAAGAACTTTCCGGTGTTGGGGATGGCGTATGAGGCCAAAGAAGCATTTTTTGAGTTGTGGAATCACACAAACAGAGCGGATGCCGAAAAGGGGTATCATGACTGGGCTGCTAATCTGCCAATGGAGATCATTCCTCACTTTGAGCCTATCATTACTGCCGTTCGCAACTGGCACCATGAGATATTCAACTACTTCGACAGTCCTATTACCAACGCCTACACCGAATCGCTCAACAGATTGATCCGCATCATAAACCGACTTGGACGTGGTTACTCTTTTGAGGCGTTAAGAACAAAGGTACTTTTCACGGAAGGTGTGCAGAAGATCAAGCGTCAATCATACAGAAGCAGAATATCTGCTCGTGATGATTTTGCAATGGGCTACGCGACCGGGAGAGAGTTTTACCCCCAGATAAAGGAGCAGAATTTCGGTGCTGACATATCAACACTCATAGAGAAGATCGAAGCAGGTGATTTTTAG
- a CDS encoding DEAD/DEAH box helicase family protein codes for MQVDGSLKTTTFSRTVANELAKGYYPTFAEDVKSISSVLSVDFSYSHRGNSHNHLAILDPCAGEGRFLSAIKRKIVKDFGEDKDRYQPCEIASFGIELDEARFGKMRGCTQKIAGSFFDVKSEGGFQLILLNPPYNRQDDQCLLWLKRAQDLLTYRGALVFIIPEYEWHRKEMREYVDANFRFIHVFRSEKHDRFKQLVVFLSKGQDNRRTLPFYARMTQSNFEDSDYPTISQMLKDKPGFSVEISPASSAALPLLSCRDLEPLYCACDKRAEDMAAKVLERTYPANFDTSIRPLGTLRTAHAVQLAAMNSSVESVAINGSSYLAKYMLTTEPESYKDPETSTETMVYKPKVECFLMDSSGGVRKAKECGFDYFELNSHLSGVLLQKLNRDYKPLHETGSDEDFLREELDSIGLMPPQREAVKSLVKGYEYGYKGLGLRANTGTGKTWMARAVKVVMQKRFGAKRSIMVTEPHLVEQIRAEYAQAEFAVHVIDSWKSCKRLCTEKPEGLYLISYSRLRMHPAFFPVVIPKERVVKNAAGENTRESGFVCPDCFGFIEKRPRKSAKDKCPWCQSPLYAYRADGRQKQIGGFGRWISKIEQEGKVSVSCCDNSNLPYVRLLKQVGFDLAIFDECHNASNGNSNQGSAFIRLAASSSRVLTLTATISNGYTSSFYNLLWGIAPEVMSEQGWDRSSPAEFQGQFGAFKQVRKCDEGNRHRSGSRVTTHDTAGISPAVLAYTLPRFAVVDSNDFTDMPPVDREVVRFDLHEKAKEAMAQVDKITSEDIDQEDRLVASAIRNAAYLRTPDVFCFFNQELTLRGEPLGTVARRGIGSEVLGKIDYTVKFAQQCVDRGERLIVYTGNTQKVDMRPVIANAIRKGTCAQVDVLHDKVSAKNVVKWFKETTADVVVVPYKRAGTGLDLIEFINILWFDYTHETRRATQGDGRNRRVVSAAWHRKTFGAVRPCRYRYLVSGPAQEMQLSYTLEKQMTSALAEGEVPLIDPSECGAEGDQSFHAMLTRALRTGEFDYTDPSVLLKKMTQAENSRIDKKNIVADSGDTKDKIANEKKKAPAEDLQEDTSREQVSFFDVLDGPQSVEQRKIQFCKPQQMDLFSDSRAA; via the coding sequence ATGCAGGTTGACGGAAGTCTTAAGACGACAACATTTAGCCGCACAGTCGCAAACGAGTTGGCAAAGGGGTATTATCCGACCTTTGCCGAGGATGTAAAGTCGATCTCCAGTGTCCTTTCGGTCGATTTTAGCTATTCTCACCGCGGCAACAGCCATAATCATCTGGCGATCCTTGACCCTTGTGCGGGCGAGGGGCGATTTCTTTCGGCGATCAAGAGAAAGATCGTCAAAGACTTCGGGGAGGACAAAGACCGATACCAGCCTTGTGAAATCGCCTCTTTCGGAATCGAGCTGGATGAGGCGCGTTTTGGTAAAATGCGCGGGTGTACCCAGAAGATTGCCGGCTCTTTTTTCGACGTGAAAAGCGAAGGAGGTTTTCAGCTAATCCTTCTCAACCCGCCCTACAACCGTCAGGATGATCAATGTTTGCTGTGGCTAAAGCGCGCGCAGGATCTTTTGACCTATCGCGGGGCTCTTGTCTTTATCATCCCGGAATATGAATGGCATCGCAAAGAGATGCGCGAGTACGTTGATGCGAACTTTCGCTTTATTCATGTTTTCCGAAGTGAAAAGCATGACCGCTTCAAGCAGTTGGTGGTTTTTCTCAGCAAGGGCCAGGACAACCGGCGAACCCTGCCTTTCTATGCCCGAATGACCCAGAGCAACTTCGAGGACAGCGACTATCCGACCATCTCGCAGATGCTTAAAGACAAGCCGGGTTTTTCCGTAGAGATTTCTCCGGCATCTTCAGCAGCTCTCCCCTTGCTGTCGTGCCGTGACCTGGAGCCGCTTTATTGCGCGTGCGACAAGCGAGCCGAGGATATGGCCGCAAAAGTGCTTGAGCGCACATATCCGGCCAATTTTGACACATCCATCCGTCCTCTTGGAACGCTGCGCACAGCCCATGCGGTGCAGTTGGCTGCAATGAACAGCTCGGTCGAGTCGGTGGCGATCAACGGCAGCAGCTATTTGGCTAAATACATGCTGACCACGGAGCCAGAGTCCTACAAAGACCCTGAGACAAGCACTGAAACCATGGTCTACAAGCCCAAGGTCGAGTGTTTCTTGATGGATTCTTCAGGGGGTGTCAGAAAAGCCAAAGAGTGCGGATTTGATTATTTTGAACTCAATTCGCACCTTTCAGGGGTTTTGCTCCAAAAACTCAACCGCGACTACAAACCTTTGCACGAAACCGGCAGCGACGAGGATTTTCTGCGCGAGGAGCTTGATTCCATCGGGCTTATGCCGCCGCAGCGAGAGGCGGTCAAGTCTCTTGTCAAGGGATATGAGTATGGTTACAAAGGGCTTGGGCTTCGCGCAAACACCGGAACCGGCAAAACCTGGATGGCGCGAGCTGTCAAGGTGGTTATGCAAAAGCGCTTCGGCGCCAAGCGCTCGATTATGGTCACCGAGCCGCACCTGGTTGAGCAGATCCGCGCCGAGTACGCCCAGGCCGAGTTTGCGGTTCATGTCATCGATTCCTGGAAGAGCTGCAAGCGCCTTTGCACCGAAAAGCCTGAAGGGCTTTATTTGATCAGCTATTCGCGCCTGCGGATGCACCCGGCCTTTTTTCCGGTGGTCATCCCTAAAGAGCGAGTGGTCAAAAACGCTGCGGGGGAAAATACCCGCGAAAGTGGCTTTGTCTGCCCGGATTGCTTCGGGTTTATCGAGAAGCGCCCACGAAAAAGCGCCAAAGACAAATGCCCCTGGTGCCAAAGCCCTCTTTACGCCTACCGCGCCGATGGCAGGCAGAAGCAGATTGGAGGCTTTGGGCGCTGGATTTCAAAGATTGAGCAAGAGGGCAAGGTTTCTGTGTCTTGTTGCGACAACAGCAATCTTCCCTACGTCCGACTTCTTAAGCAGGTGGGCTTTGATCTGGCTATTTTTGATGAATGCCACAACGCAAGCAACGGCAACTCCAACCAGGGTTCAGCTTTTATCCGGCTTGCGGCCTCATCGAGCAGGGTGCTGACCCTGACGGCCACAATCAGCAACGGCTATACCTCCTCCTTTTACAACCTGCTGTGGGGGATTGCCCCGGAGGTCATGTCGGAGCAAGGATGGGATCGCAGCAGTCCTGCGGAGTTTCAAGGGCAGTTTGGAGCTTTCAAGCAGGTCAGAAAATGCGATGAGGGCAACCGTCATCGTTCGGGCAGTCGTGTTACGACGCATGATACGGCAGGGATTTCCCCTGCGGTTCTGGCTTACACCCTGCCCCGGTTTGCCGTGGTGGATTCCAACGACTTTACCGACATGCCGCCGGTAGATCGCGAAGTGGTTCGGTTTGATCTGCACGAAAAGGCCAAAGAGGCCATGGCGCAGGTTGACAAAATCACCAGTGAAGACATTGATCAGGAAGATCGCCTTGTTGCCAGTGCTATTCGCAACGCAGCCTACCTGCGTACCCCTGATGTCTTCTGCTTCTTCAACCAGGAATTGACTCTAAGGGGCGAGCCGTTGGGCACGGTGGCTCGTCGCGGGATCGGCTCCGAGGTCCTTGGAAAAATCGACTATACGGTGAAATTCGCTCAGCAGTGCGTTGATCGCGGGGAGCGGCTGATTGTCTATACCGGAAACACCCAGAAGGTTGATATGCGCCCGGTCATCGCCAACGCGATTCGCAAGGGGACTTGCGCACAGGTCGACGTTCTGCATGACAAGGTGAGTGCGAAAAACGTGGTCAAGTGGTTTAAAGAGACTACCGCCGATGTCGTGGTCGTACCGTATAAACGCGCCGGAACGGGCCTGGATCTCATCGAGTTTATCAATATTCTCTGGTTCGACTACACCCATGAGACGCGCCGGGCGACACAGGGCGATGGGCGCAACCGCCGGGTGGTTTCTGCGGCATGGCACAGAAAAACCTTTGGCGCTGTGCGTCCCTGTCGTTACCGCTATCTTGTTTCTGGCCCGGCTCAGGAAATGCAGTTGAGCTACACGCTGGAGAAGCAGATGACATCGGCTTTGGCCGAGGGCGAGGTGCCGCTGATTGACCCTTCAGAGTGCGGGGCCGAGGGAGACCAGAGTTTTCATGCCATGCTGACTCGTGCCCTTCGTACCGGGGAATTTGACTACACCGATCCCAGCGTATTGCTGAAAAAAATGACTCAGGCCGAAAACAGCCGGATTGATAAAAAAAATATTGTGGCCGATTCAGGCGATACGAAAGACAAAATTGCGAACGAAAAGAAGAAGGCCCCTGCAGAAGATCTGCAGGAGGACACAAGCAGGGAGCAGGTCTCGTTTTTTGATGTCCTAGACGGACCGCAGAGCGTGGAGCAGAGAAAGATTCAGTTTTGCAAGCCGCAACAGATGGATCTTTTCTCTGATTCCAGGGCGGCGTAA
- the tmk gene encoding dTMP kinase: MGRNLFSFEGGEGSGKSTLILKVAEALRVKGIEVVLTREPGGCPIGQKVREILLDARNSEIVSRAELLLYAAGRAQHVEEVIVPALERGAVVLCDRYCDSTEAYQGYGRGLDLTLIRELNQIATGGIYPQTTFLLDLPPEIGLGRALSRVETASGKEGRFERESLRFHHRVRFGYWQLAAREPRRMFMIDARLSPEGVFEATMKKILGAMKVPRDRAV; this comes from the coding sequence ATGGGGAGGAATCTGTTTTCATTTGAAGGTGGCGAGGGGTCGGGCAAATCGACACTTATTCTCAAGGTAGCTGAAGCCTTGCGGGTAAAAGGCATTGAGGTCGTCTTGACGCGAGAGCCGGGGGGTTGTCCCATCGGCCAGAAGGTGCGCGAGATACTACTGGATGCCCGAAACAGCGAGATCGTATCGAGGGCCGAGCTTTTGCTTTATGCGGCGGGCAGAGCCCAGCATGTCGAAGAAGTCATTGTGCCTGCTCTTGAGCGTGGAGCGGTGGTGCTCTGCGACCGCTACTGCGACTCCACCGAAGCCTATCAGGGCTATGGTCGCGGTCTTGATCTGACACTCATTCGGGAACTTAATCAGATCGCCACAGGCGGGATTTACCCGCAGACAACCTTTCTACTCGATTTGCCGCCGGAGATCGGCCTTGGGCGTGCTCTGAGTCGCGTTGAGACAGCCAGCGGCAAGGAGGGACGCTTTGAGCGTGAATCGCTGCGCTTTCATCACCGGGTTCGATTCGGGTATTGGCAGCTTGCAGCGCGCGAGCCAAGGCGTATGTTCATGATCGATGCGCGCCTTTCGCCCGAAGGCGTATTTGAGGCCACAATGAAGAAGATCCTGGGCGCAATGAAGGTTCCCCGCGACAGGGCTGTGTAA
- a CDS encoding ATP-binding protein, translated as MSEISLKINQSRLMSNLRYAFSNKFKVIGELAQNARRAGASYVSFRYFEEQKVLQVKDDGCGVGDFQNLLSVAESGWDENIQRQDTPFGMGFLAALFCCPTVTVKSGGLRSNLVTEDVLAGESVVVEPCIHAPRVGTEVDLEGFDVDSKELSKQIGAYAKGFPIPVFFNGEEIARPCALDGGRTFEKTPIGYVSLVGLHAGVKGDLSSSRRIFYLQGVKVLDERGYYSGSDRADIVHLDPRRFFARIPDRDSLIDPEGAACQVRDALAEVWKKHLEEEFARLSPEEFANTYLRAVEQYAVKMLNDLPFIPASYLEVAESYPLIFQEWEDGTRVLSKPVYREQVESGQVCLASIMNDICLEGEGAFEWMYLFDTKMPVLRRSLPEGHWANKYLVNLDQKEWELEINNEQGEQNFWGKWVYGKIILCESFTLKAPGLEPVTFTAHAMVCAEGFVVPAGEKTGQVVRQACNYRDECDLFCEDDADSDYDKFSAMVANLRNSDPAQMLKSVLDGVARIGDFPALEGKKLLVTISEKGEACIELAA; from the coding sequence ATGAGCGAAATTTCTCTTAAAATCAATCAGTCACGCCTGATGTCCAATTTGCGCTATGCGTTCAGCAATAAATTCAAAGTTATTGGCGAGCTTGCCCAAAATGCTCGCCGGGCCGGGGCAAGCTATGTTTCTTTTCGGTATTTTGAGGAGCAAAAGGTTCTCCAGGTCAAGGATGACGGTTGCGGGGTGGGGGATTTTCAGAATCTTCTCTCGGTGGCTGAATCCGGCTGGGATGAAAACATACAGCGGCAGGATACGCCTTTCGGTATGGGCTTTTTGGCGGCCCTGTTTTGCTGTCCTACGGTGACGGTTAAATCCGGTGGGCTTCGTTCCAATCTGGTGACAGAGGATGTGCTGGCGGGAGAGTCGGTTGTCGTTGAGCCGTGTATTCACGCACCGAGGGTTGGAACCGAGGTCGATCTTGAAGGCTTTGATGTTGATTCAAAGGAGCTTTCAAAGCAGATTGGGGCTTATGCCAAGGGTTTTCCGATCCCGGTCTTTTTCAACGGCGAGGAGATCGCACGCCCCTGCGCTCTTGATGGCGGCCGCACTTTTGAAAAAACGCCGATCGGATATGTAAGTCTGGTCGGCTTGCACGCCGGGGTCAAAGGGGATCTCTCCAGCAGCAGGCGCATATTTTATTTGCAAGGGGTCAAGGTTTTGGATGAGCGCGGATATTATTCAGGATCGGACAGGGCCGATATTGTCCATCTTGACCCGCGCCGATTTTTTGCGCGTATTCCCGACCGTGACAGCCTTATCGACCCGGAAGGTGCTGCTTGTCAGGTCAGGGATGCTCTTGCCGAGGTGTGGAAAAAACATCTTGAGGAAGAGTTTGCACGACTTAGCCCTGAAGAATTCGCAAACACCTATCTGCGAGCGGTGGAGCAATATGCGGTAAAGATGCTCAACGACCTGCCCTTTATCCCCGCAAGCTATCTTGAGGTGGCAGAGAGCTACCCTCTGATCTTTCAGGAATGGGAAGATGGGACGAGAGTCTTATCTAAACCTGTCTACCGCGAGCAGGTTGAAAGCGGCCAGGTGTGTCTCGCCTCAATTATGAATGATATTTGTCTGGAAGGCGAAGGAGCTTTTGAGTGGATGTATCTTTTCGATACCAAGATGCCCGTACTGCGCCGAAGTCTCCCTGAAGGTCACTGGGCCAACAAGTATCTGGTGAATCTCGACCAGAAAGAGTGGGAGCTTGAAATCAACAACGAGCAGGGTGAGCAGAATTTCTGGGGCAAGTGGGTTTACGGCAAGATCATCTTGTGTGAAAGTTTTACCCTTAAGGCACCGGGGCTTGAGCCTGTCACCTTTACCGCCCACGCCATGGTTTGTGCTGAAGGGTTTGTTGTCCCTGCCGGCGAGAAAACTGGACAGGTGGTGCGCCAAGCCTGCAATTACCGCGATGAGTGCGATTTGTTCTGCGAGGACGATGCCGATAGTGATTACGACAAGTTTTCTGCCATGGTCGCCAATCTTCGCAACAGCGATCCCGCGCAAATGCTCAAAAGCGTTCTTGACGGGGTGGCGCGAATTGGAGATTTCCCGGCCCTTGAGGGCAAAAAACTGCTGGTGACGATTTCGGAGAAGGGAGAGGCGTGCATAGAGCTTGCGGCCTGA
- a CDS encoding helix-turn-helix domain-containing protein, which yields MNNPLGEYLKKIRLEKDIGLRELCDLIEKDPRCGVSVSPSYYSQIETGNNLRLEKITFDKIWAIAIVLGIDPIGLFILSRPQIPQYLAKKRNRHRLFPAEL from the coding sequence ATGAACAATCCACTAGGGGAGTATCTAAAGAAAATTCGATTGGAAAAAGACATAGGGTTGCGCGAGTTGTGCGACCTTATCGAAAAAGATCCTCGGTGTGGTGTTTCGGTTTCCCCTTCTTACTATTCGCAAATTGAAACGGGGAACAATCTCAGGCTGGAAAAGATCACCTTCGACAAAATATGGGCGATCGCAATAGTATTGGGTATTGACCCGATAGGACTGTTCATTCTCAGTCGGCCCCAAATTCCACAATACCTGGCGAAAAAAAGAAATCGCCATCGACTGTTTCCTGCCGAACTTTAA
- a CDS encoding toxin-antitoxin system TumE family protein: MIDNELNCLLDLDRETFHMERGFWVKFDVRQVESSRQIPHGIRYSASLHDSRNRRILGFDNAHGYDFGGRNRYRARKVTWDHIHREDRVEEYEFASAAQLLEDFWREAREIIDGGKNE; this comes from the coding sequence ATGATTGATAACGAACTGAATTGCCTTCTGGATCTTGACAGAGAAACGTTCCACATGGAGAGGGGATTTTGGGTCAAGTTCGATGTGCGGCAGGTTGAGTCTTCAAGGCAGATCCCTCATGGCATCCGTTATTCTGCGAGCCTTCACGACTCGAGAAACAGGCGAATTCTTGGCTTCGACAATGCCCATGGGTATGATTTTGGAGGGCGAAATCGATACCGAGCACGCAAGGTGACCTGGGATCATATCCATCGTGAAGATCGTGTCGAGGAGTATGAATTTGCCTCTGCGGCGCAGCTTCTCGAAGATTTCTGGCGGGAAGCCAGGGAAATAATAGATGGGGGTAAAAACGAATGA